A genome region from Scomber japonicus isolate fScoJap1 chromosome 15, fScoJap1.pri, whole genome shotgun sequence includes the following:
- the mrps18b gene encoding 28S ribosomal protein S18b, mitochondrial, whose product MAASLQCVAKALCRLSPSVLHPVRQYQFCLHRLPARTCVGLSAFTLQRKTLCQAVSLQDEDAAQIADTLTRYKDKPWDYLESEEYTERYGTNPVWTGYRRNHKGGIPPQKTRKTCIRGDKICGNPCPVCRDPNIIVHHQNVKLLQQFISPHTGMVYDPTRTGVCMKQQKKLNEAINIARDHGLLPFQIPYVELSVEDYSNSHDAVGSTPPPPSLTSGDTWYKWYSEITPDQNEVAKVKKMYKAYLK is encoded by the exons ATGGCTGCCTCATTGCAATGCGTCGCGAAGGCTTTGTGTCGTCTATCCCCCTCAGTTTTACATCCAGTACGACAATACCAg TTCTGTCTTCATAGGTTACCTGCAAGAACATGTGTTGGTCTCTCTGCATTCACACTCCAGCGTAAAACTCTCTGCCAGGCAGTATCACTCCAAGATGAGGATGCTGCTCAGATTGCTGACACTCTCACTCGCTATAAAGACAAACCCTGGGATTACTTGGAGAGTGAAG AGTACACTGAGAGGTATGGAACCAATCCAGTGTGGACGGGCTACAGGAGGAACCACAAAGGAGGCATCCCCCCACAGAAGACACGCAAGACCTGCATT agagGAGACAAGATATGTGGAAACCCATGTCCTGTTTGTCGGGATCCAAACATTATTGTCCATCATCAG AACGTGAAATTGTTGCAGCAGTTCATAAGCCCCCACACAGGAATGGTGTACGATCCCACTCGAACAG gtgtgtgtatgaaacagCAGAAGAAGCTTAATGAGGCAATCAACATTGCACGAGACCACG GCTTGCTTCCCTTTCAAATTCCATATGTGGAATTATCAGTAGAAGACTACTCCAATTCCCATGATGCTGTGGGGTCCACACCACCTCCCCCATCCTTAACCTCCGGTGACACCTGGTATAAATGGTACAGTGAGATAACACCTGATCAGAATGAAGTGGCTAAAGTCAAGAAGATGTACAAGGCATACTTGAAGTAG